One Sediminicola sp. YIK13 DNA segment encodes these proteins:
- a CDS encoding AI-2E family transporter: MKDLRTTNILLLVIVVPLVFYLLKILSFIFIPLVSSMFIALLFLPLMRGMNKKRIPKPISILVIVLIIAGIFKIGGELIQLTSNEILSTEQSFLTQAEDKLNVIIVDIEKSSGMELVEGTDIYGQFLNKESIMQNFVPTLSFLGSTLTMLLMTVFFAVLWLSESINVQKLLNSTIIKQKHASVRTFMKIENDLIKFIKVKFLVSFFTGVGTGLACYFFEVNFPIFWGLFAFLINFVQMIGSFVTVVLLSIFAFVGLDSVNILLFFILTITGVQVLFGSILEPIFMGKSFSINIITILVMLMLWGYIWGVPGLILAIPITVFIKVILEQFPGTRLIAKIISGDEIKVDLGLGPIRKVS; the protein is encoded by the coding sequence ATGAAAGATTTAAGGACAACAAATATATTATTACTGGTCATAGTAGTGCCCTTGGTTTTTTATTTGCTCAAAATATTATCATTTATTTTTATACCGCTGGTGTCCTCTATGTTCATTGCCTTGCTCTTTTTACCATTGATGAGAGGTATGAACAAAAAAAGAATTCCAAAACCAATCAGTATTTTGGTCATTGTCTTGATCATCGCTGGGATATTTAAAATTGGAGGGGAATTAATACAGCTCACCAGTAATGAAATACTTTCTACCGAGCAATCCTTCTTAACGCAGGCAGAGGATAAATTAAATGTCATTATTGTTGATATAGAAAAATCTTCAGGTATGGAATTGGTCGAAGGCACGGATATATATGGTCAATTTCTGAATAAGGAAAGCATTATGCAAAATTTTGTGCCTACCCTTAGCTTTCTTGGAAGTACCCTTACCATGCTGCTAATGACCGTGTTTTTTGCGGTTTTATGGCTTTCGGAATCTATCAACGTTCAAAAACTTTTGAATTCTACCATTATCAAACAGAAACATGCCTCGGTCAGGACCTTTATGAAAATTGAAAATGACTTGATAAAATTTATAAAGGTCAAGTTTTTAGTAAGCTTCTTTACCGGTGTGGGCACCGGTTTGGCCTGTTATTTTTTTGAGGTGAACTTCCCCATATTTTGGGGGCTATTTGCCTTTCTCATCAATTTTGTACAAATGATAGGGTCCTTTGTCACTGTAGTATTATTGAGCATTTTTGCCTTTGTTGGTCTTGATTCAGTGAACATACTTCTTTTCTTTATCCTAACAATCACCGGAGTACAGGTTTTATTTGGCTCTATTTTGGAGCCAATCTTTATGGGCAAATCATTTTCCATCAATATAATAACTATCTTGGTAATGCTCATGTTATGGGGATATATCTGGGGAGTCCCCGGTTTAATTTTAGCAATCCCCATCACGGTATTCATTAAAGTGATATTGGAACAATTCCCTGGAACCAGGTTAATTGCCAAAATTATCTCTGGTGATGAAATTAAGGTAGATTTGGGCCTAGGCCCAATTAGAAAGGTATCTTAA
- a CDS encoding endonuclease III domain-containing protein, with protein sequence MTKAEKVDFTIRTLQELYPTIPVPLEHKDPYTLLIAVLMSAQSTDVRVNQITPLLFARADNPYDMVKLSVEEIRDIIRPVGLSPMKSKGIHGLSEILIEKYNGEVPRDIALLEEFPGVGHKTASVVVAQAFGIPAFPVDTHIHRLMYRWGFTNGKNVVQTEKDAKRLFPKELWNDLHLQIIWYGREYSPARGWNLEKDIITKTIGRKTILNSYYANKKKT encoded by the coding sequence ATGACGAAAGCCGAAAAGGTAGACTTCACTATCCGTACGCTTCAGGAATTATATCCTACTATTCCTGTTCCGCTGGAACATAAAGATCCCTATACCCTATTAATTGCTGTACTAATGTCCGCACAAAGTACGGATGTCCGTGTCAACCAGATTACGCCCTTATTATTCGCCAGGGCCGATAACCCTTATGATATGGTTAAGTTAAGTGTTGAAGAAATTAGAGATATTATACGTCCGGTTGGGCTTTCCCCGATGAAATCTAAGGGAATTCATGGCTTATCCGAAATTTTAATTGAGAAATACAATGGTGAAGTTCCAAGGGATATTGCTTTATTGGAAGAATTTCCTGGCGTGGGTCACAAAACGGCAAGTGTTGTAGTAGCACAAGCTTTCGGGATACCAGCATTTCCTGTTGATACCCATATTCATAGATTAATGTATCGTTGGGGTTTTACCAATGGAAAAAATGTGGTACAGACCGAAAAAGATGCTAAAAGATTGTTTCCAAAAGAATTATGGAACGATTTACATCTTCAGATCATATGGTATGGTCGTGAATATTCTCCTGCCAGGGGATGGAACTTGGAAAAAGATATCATTACTAAGACCATTGGGAGAAAAACTATATTGAATAGCTATTATGCCAACAAAAAAAAGACCTAA
- a CDS encoding MBL fold metallo-hydrolase, protein MKITFLGTGTSQGIPVIGSSHPVCLSKNPKDKRLRVSVMISWDEFNYVIDCGPDFRQQMLTHKVTKMDGILFTHEHADHTAGIDDIRPFFFRQGDIPIYAHQRVANSLNTRFEYIFAGENRYPGAPAVEVNIVENNKPFKIGNTMAIPVEAHHNRLQVFGYRIFDFVYLTDVKTMADEEIEKIKGVKVLVVNALREEPHHSHLNLEEALAFVEKVKPENTYFTHISHMLGFHEEVEKRLPKNVHLAYDNLILNL, encoded by the coding sequence TTGAAAATTACTTTTTTAGGCACCGGAACTTCACAAGGAATCCCTGTTATTGGGAGCTCGCACCCTGTTTGTTTAAGTAAAAATCCGAAGGATAAGAGGCTTAGGGTCTCGGTAATGATCTCTTGGGACGAATTTAATTACGTTATTGACTGTGGTCCGGATTTTAGGCAGCAAATGTTGACCCATAAAGTCACTAAAATGGATGGAATTTTATTCACCCATGAGCATGCCGATCACACTGCCGGTATAGATGATATCAGACCTTTTTTTTTTAGGCAGGGAGATATTCCAATTTATGCCCATCAACGGGTAGCAAATTCCTTAAATACTAGATTTGAATATATTTTTGCGGGAGAAAACAGATATCCTGGAGCCCCTGCAGTAGAGGTTAACATTGTGGAAAATAACAAGCCTTTTAAGATTGGAAATACGATGGCCATTCCGGTAGAGGCACACCATAATCGTCTACAGGTATTTGGATATCGGATTTTTGATTTTGTCTATCTAACAGATGTCAAAACCATGGCTGACGAAGAAATAGAAAAAATAAAAGGTGTAAAGGTGCTGGTTGTTAACGCCTTACGTGAAGAACCTCACCATTCCCATCTCAATTTGGAAGAAGCTTTGGCATTTGTGGAGAAAGTAAAACCAGAGAACACCTATTTTACACATATCAGCCATATGTTGGGTTTTCATGAGGAAGTGGAGAAAAGGCTGCCAAAAAATGTACATTTGGCCTATGATAATTTAATTCTAAACCTATAA
- the bcp gene encoding thioredoxin-dependent thiol peroxidase has protein sequence MNTLKEGDKVPAFTSKDQDGNSISLSDYAGKKLIVFFYPRANTPGCTAEACNLRDNYAELQKQGYELLGVSEDTQTKQLNFKNKYEFPFPLLADEDHTIINTFGVWGPKKFMGKEYDGIHRKTFIIDEKGILTKVIDKVKTKDHAAQILE, from the coding sequence ATGAACACACTTAAAGAAGGTGATAAAGTACCGGCATTTACTTCAAAAGATCAAGATGGAAATTCTATTTCTTTATCAGACTATGCTGGTAAGAAATTGATCGTATTTTTCTATCCAAGGGCCAACACACCTGGTTGTACGGCAGAAGCCTGTAATCTTAGGGACAATTATGCTGAACTTCAAAAACAGGGGTATGAACTACTCGGGGTCAGTGAGGATACCCAAACCAAACAATTAAATTTTAAGAACAAATACGAATTTCCTTTTCCGCTCTTGGCAGATGAGGATCATACCATTATCAATACATTTGGGGTTTGGGGACCAAAAAAATTCATGGGCAAGGAATATGATGGCATCCATAGGAAAACCTTTATCATTGATGAAAAGGGCATCCTTACCAAGGTTATAGATAAAGTAAAAACCAAAGATCACGCTGCACAAATATTGGAATAA
- a CDS encoding alpha/beta hydrolase has translation MTTAPLSLHHIIRPSSLKTGKPPVMFMFHGYGSNEEDLFSFANELPEELCIISVRAPYPLPPYGNAWYAINFDDINGKWSDEEQAVIAREKIVKFMDEACATYHLDDKRITLLGFSQGTILSYAVALSYPEKVKNVVALSGYINENLLTKDHKNKDHKNLKIYASHGMVDQVIPPEWAQKAPKILESLGVEHKYEEFPVGHGVAPQNFYSFKKWLGNKI, from the coding sequence ATGACTACAGCACCTCTATCCCTTCATCACATCATAAGACCATCATCTTTAAAAACAGGAAAACCTCCAGTAATGTTCATGTTTCATGGATACGGGAGCAATGAAGAAGATCTTTTTTCCTTTGCCAATGAACTTCCAGAGGAACTATGCATTATTTCTGTGCGGGCACCATATCCCCTACCTCCTTATGGCAATGCCTGGTATGCGATAAATTTTGATGACATTAATGGAAAATGGAGCGATGAGGAGCAGGCGGTAATTGCTCGGGAAAAAATCGTAAAATTCATGGATGAGGCCTGCGCTACCTATCATTTGGACGATAAAAGAATTACTCTCCTAGGCTTTAGTCAAGGTACAATTCTTAGTTATGCCGTTGCACTGTCCTATCCTGAGAAAGTTAAGAATGTTGTAGCACTAAGTGGTTATATCAATGAAAATTTATTGACAAAAGATCATAAAAATAAGGACCACAAAAATCTAAAAATTTATGCTTCCCATGGCATGGTAGACCAAGTAATTCCGCCAGAATGGGCACAAAAAGCACCGAAAATCTTAGAATCACTTGGTGTGGAGCACAAATATGAAGAATTCCCTGTCGGACATGGCGTTGCCCCACAAAACTTTTATTCCTTTAAAAAATGGCTTGGTAATAAAATTTAA
- a CDS encoding BatA domain-containing protein, which yields MQFKHPELLWALLLLLIPIIVHLFQLRRFKKTPFTNVRLLQKVVSQSRKSSTLKKWLLLTTRLLLLTALIIAFAQPFLSNESALQEKETVIYLDNSFSLQAKEDNETLLNKGIQQLIKSLPREKSFTLFTNDRVYRNSKLKDIQNELLGLEHSTNQLQINDIYLKGSTYFDAAKPSVKNLIVISDFQERMASKFIDTSNYYQRHLVQLKSGNLENVSLDSIYVSSSSPDNIELEVLVSTNTDLSDTPVSLFNSEKLIAKTSAQFVNRRATVSFTIPYNSEINGSLEISDSGLSYDNVMFFNMAPKEKIKVLCINQVDDNFLSRIFTDDEFNYSSSALNEMDYSAIDKQNIIILNELDAIPISLVAVLQKFKENGGNILVIPSENSETASYNALLNGFYKTAFSQKIIGENNIVNINFSHPLYENVFDKKVVNFQFPKVTEFYTVTSDAPHMLALENGAPFLLGLNGFYLFTSPLSEGISNFKNSPLIVPTLYTMGINSLKMADLYEILGKTITVDLAVSLGKDQIIKLTQNGYEVIPEQKSYTNKTTLKFGSVPSKDGLYSIKEKNRTIRNISFNYPRSESELRFMELDNLSSTSSSDSINSVFESLEKENRITELWKWFIIFALLFLLVEVLIQKIFK from the coding sequence ATGCAGTTTAAACATCCGGAACTACTTTGGGCTTTATTACTCCTACTCATTCCCATTATTGTACATCTTTTTCAGCTTAGAAGATTTAAAAAAACACCCTTTACCAATGTACGGTTATTGCAAAAGGTGGTATCCCAATCAAGAAAAAGCAGTACCCTGAAAAAGTGGCTGCTTTTAACCACCAGATTGCTACTATTAACCGCTTTGATCATTGCCTTTGCACAACCCTTCCTTTCCAATGAATCAGCGCTTCAAGAAAAGGAAACGGTCATTTATTTGGACAACTCCTTCAGCCTTCAGGCCAAAGAGGACAATGAAACCCTGTTAAATAAAGGCATTCAACAATTAATAAAGTCCTTGCCAAGAGAAAAATCCTTTACGCTATTCACCAATGATAGAGTTTATAGAAATAGTAAACTAAAGGATATCCAAAACGAATTATTGGGCCTTGAACATTCTACGAACCAACTACAGATAAACGATATCTATCTAAAAGGGTCCACTTATTTTGATGCGGCTAAACCTTCTGTAAAAAATTTGATTGTCATATCTGATTTTCAAGAACGAATGGCTTCAAAGTTTATAGACACTTCAAATTATTATCAGAGACATCTTGTGCAATTAAAATCCGGGAACTTGGAGAATGTGTCCTTAGATTCAATTTACGTATCTTCTAGTTCCCCAGACAACATAGAATTGGAAGTCCTAGTATCCACTAATACAGACCTTTCGGACACCCCAGTCTCTTTGTTTAATTCTGAAAAATTAATTGCAAAGACCTCCGCCCAATTTGTCAATAGGAGGGCTACTGTTTCATTCACCATTCCCTATAATTCGGAAATAAATGGATCCTTGGAAATTTCAGATTCAGGGCTTAGCTATGATAATGTGATGTTTTTTAACATGGCGCCGAAAGAAAAAATCAAGGTTCTATGTATTAATCAGGTCGACGATAATTTCTTGTCAAGGATTTTTACAGATGACGAATTTAATTATTCCAGCTCAGCATTGAATGAAATGGATTATAGTGCTATAGACAAGCAAAATATCATCATTTTGAACGAATTGGATGCAATACCTATCTCCTTGGTGGCAGTATTGCAAAAATTCAAAGAAAATGGGGGTAACATACTGGTCATACCATCAGAAAACTCTGAAACAGCCTCTTATAACGCCTTATTAAATGGCTTTTATAAAACAGCATTTTCCCAGAAAATAATCGGAGAAAACAACATAGTGAACATTAATTTTTCCCACCCACTTTATGAAAATGTGTTCGACAAAAAGGTGGTGAACTTTCAATTTCCAAAGGTTACGGAATTTTATACGGTTACCTCCGATGCACCACATATGCTTGCCTTGGAAAATGGGGCTCCATTTTTACTAGGGTTAAACGGTTTCTATTTGTTTACTTCCCCCCTATCCGAAGGTATTTCCAATTTCAAAAACTCTCCCTTAATTGTTCCAACATTGTACACCATGGGAATAAATAGCCTGAAAATGGCAGATTTATATGAAATATTGGGAAAAACCATAACTGTGGACCTGGCAGTAAGTTTAGGAAAGGATCAGATTATAAAACTAACCCAAAACGGGTACGAGGTTATCCCAGAACAGAAATCCTACACCAATAAAACTACCTTAAAATTTGGTAGTGTTCCCTCTAAAGATGGACTATATTCTATCAAAGAAAAAAATAGGACCATAAGAAATATCAGTTTTAATTATCCTAGGAGCGAAAGTGAGCTTAGGTTTATGGAGTTGGACAACTTATCCTCAACTTCCTCCTCAGACTCCATAAATTCGGTGTTCGAATCGCTTGAAAAAGAGAATCGCATAACGGAGCTTTGGAAATGGTTTATTATTTTTGCGCTACTATTTCTGTTGGTCGAGGTTCTTATCCAAAAAATTTTTAAATGA
- a CDS encoding bifunctional GNAT family N-acetyltransferase/carbon-nitrogen hydrolase family protein: MKEIENIELKYLSIDDYQELKNAMIASYTNFPNSYWREHQIDTLIKKFPEGQVVLKINNQIVGCALSIIVDYDKFDDQHTYQEITGDYMFSTHSPDGDVLYGIDVFIKPEFRGMRLGRRLYDYRKELCERLNLKGVAFGGRIPNYHKYADKITPKDYIAKVKRKEINDPVLNFQMANDFHPEKLLKGYQEGDEASGEYAVLLKWDNIYYTKPQKKAETTKTLIRLGLIQWQMRPYKNLEELMQQVEYFVDAVSGYRSDFALFPEFFNAPLMAENNHLSEPAAIRELAKHTEAIVEQFTKLSISYNINIISGSMPEIIDGRLYNVGYLCKRDGTRERYEKLHVTPDEAKVWGLQGGSQLKTFDTDCGKIGILICYDSEFPELSRILADDGMDILFVPYLTDTQNGFSRVRNCAQARAIENECYVAIAGSVGNLPKVHNMDIQYAQSMVFTPCDFSFPANGIKAEATPNTEMILIVDVDVELLRELNQFGAVKNLRDRRKDLFELKKL; encoded by the coding sequence ATGAAAGAAATTGAAAATATTGAGCTTAAATATTTAAGCATAGATGATTACCAAGAGCTTAAAAATGCAATGATAGCCTCCTATACCAATTTTCCAAATTCGTACTGGAGGGAACATCAAATTGATACCTTGATCAAAAAATTTCCTGAGGGCCAAGTGGTCCTTAAGATCAACAATCAGATTGTAGGTTGTGCCCTCTCCATAATTGTGGATTATGATAAATTTGATGACCAGCATACCTATCAGGAGATTACGGGGGATTATATGTTTTCGACCCATAGCCCAGATGGAGATGTCCTTTACGGTATCGACGTCTTCATAAAACCAGAATTCAGGGGGATGAGATTGGGTAGAAGACTCTATGATTACAGAAAGGAATTATGCGAAAGACTTAATTTAAAAGGAGTTGCCTTTGGAGGTAGAATCCCAAATTACCATAAATATGCCGATAAAATAACACCTAAGGATTATATAGCCAAGGTAAAGAGAAAAGAGATCAATGATCCGGTCCTCAATTTTCAAATGGCCAATGATTTCCATCCCGAAAAATTATTAAAAGGGTATCAAGAGGGTGATGAAGCCTCCGGTGAGTATGCTGTATTATTGAAATGGGACAACATTTACTATACAAAACCCCAAAAGAAAGCCGAGACTACTAAAACATTGATCAGACTAGGCTTAATTCAATGGCAAATGCGTCCTTATAAAAATTTAGAGGAACTGATGCAGCAAGTTGAGTATTTCGTTGATGCGGTTTCTGGATATAGATCAGATTTTGCCCTATTCCCGGAGTTTTTCAATGCTCCATTGATGGCTGAAAACAACCATCTTTCGGAACCTGCAGCAATCAGGGAGCTGGCCAAACATACAGAAGCTATTGTAGAACAGTTTACCAAATTGTCTATCAGCTATAACATCAATATTATTTCTGGAAGTATGCCGGAAATAATTGATGGCCGACTTTATAATGTTGGGTATTTGTGTAAGCGTGATGGTACAAGGGAACGCTATGAAAAATTACATGTTACGCCCGATGAAGCCAAAGTTTGGGGCCTACAAGGTGGGAGCCAATTAAAAACATTCGATACCGATTGCGGTAAAATTGGAATCCTGATCTGCTATGATTCCGAGTTTCCTGAGCTTAGCAGAATATTGGCCGATGATGGAATGGATATCTTATTTGTTCCTTATTTGACAGATACACAAAATGGTTTCTCAAGAGTGCGGAACTGTGCTCAGGCAAGGGCGATTGAAAATGAATGCTATGTTGCCATTGCAGGGAGTGTAGGAAACCTTCCCAAGGTACACAATATGGATATCCAATATGCACAATCAATGGTCTTTACACCTTGCGACTTTTCGTTTCCTGCGAACGGTATTAAAGCTGAGGCCACACCAAATACGGAAATGATCTTGATTGTTGATGTAGATGTGGAATTGCTTCGCGAATTGAATCAATTTGGTGCTGTAAAGAATTTAAGGGATAGAAGAAAAGACCTTTTTGAATTGAAAAAACTTTAG
- a CDS encoding glycosyltransferase, with the protein MQETLVSILIPFKNTSKFLPECMESIREQTYKNWEVIAIDDHSSDDSVSIMRQFAKEDPRIHVFKNEGSGIIEALRMGYSLCKGNYITRMDSDDIMAPKKIQLLQQALKFKGKGHLAIGKVKYFCEGGIGDGYLKYEKWLNRLTHSGTNFNEIYKECPIPSPCWMVYKSDLDKCDSFQPNRYPEDYDLAFRFFENGLKCIPSDEVLHLWRDYENRTSRTSEHYAQNYFLEIKLHYFLKLDHQESRQLVVWGAGKKGKALAQNLLKMKVDFYWICNNPKKIGKEIYGKELLHFSELKHFQQPQILITVANSEAQSFIRDHLNGLQMNAPQDSYFFC; encoded by the coding sequence ATGCAAGAAACATTGGTCAGTATATTGATCCCTTTCAAGAATACGTCAAAATTCCTACCTGAGTGCATGGAGTCTATTAGGGAACAAACCTATAAGAACTGGGAGGTTATTGCCATAGACGATCATTCCTCGGATGATAGCGTATCCATTATGAGGCAATTTGCCAAAGAAGACCCTCGGATCCATGTATTTAAAAATGAAGGCTCTGGCATTATTGAGGCTTTAAGAATGGGGTATTCACTTTGTAAAGGAAATTATATTACCAGAATGGATTCAGATGATATAATGGCACCAAAAAAGATCCAGCTTTTACAGCAAGCCTTGAAATTTAAGGGTAAAGGCCATCTGGCGATTGGAAAAGTAAAATATTTTTGCGAAGGAGGGATCGGCGACGGATATTTAAAATATGAAAAATGGCTGAACAGACTAACCCATTCAGGTACCAATTTCAATGAGATATACAAGGAATGCCCAATTCCGTCTCCTTGCTGGATGGTGTATAAGTCGGACTTGGATAAATGCGATTCTTTTCAACCCAACCGCTACCCTGAGGATTATGATTTGGCCTTTAGATTCTTTGAAAATGGATTAAAATGTATCCCTTCCGATGAAGTCTTACATCTTTGGAGAGACTATGAAAATAGAACTTCAAGAACTAGCGAGCATTATGCGCAAAATTATTTTTTGGAAATAAAACTCCATTATTTTCTAAAATTAGACCATCAAGAGTCCCGCCAGCTCGTGGTGTGGGGAGCAGGAAAAAAAGGAAAAGCTCTTGCACAAAATTTATTGAAGATGAAGGTCGACTTTTATTGGATCTGTAACAATCCAAAAAAAATTGGCAAAGAAATTTATGGTAAGGAATTACTTCATTTTAGCGAATTAAAACATTTTCAACAACCGCAAATCTTAATTACAGTGGCCAATAGCGAGGCACAGAGTTTTATCAGGGACCATCTCAATGGATTGCAAATGAACGCCCCACAGGATTCTTATTTTTTTTGTTGA
- a CDS encoding SGNH/GDSL hydrolase family protein yields the protein MTGTLAAQDWANLNKYKHANLALEKEVISEDRIVFMGNSITEGWIDHNPEFFKKKGYFNRGISGQTTPQMLLRFRQDVLDLKPKVVVLLAGINDIAGNTGPSTQKMIVDNIFSMVELAKAHGIKVVLSSVLPASDFPWAPGLEPSMKVIALNTALKQYAEINGHVYLDYFSNMVDSNNGLQERYTYDGIHPNAFGYQIMGPLAKAAIQKAMDL from the coding sequence ATGACCGGAACTTTAGCTGCCCAAGATTGGGCGAATTTAAATAAGTATAAGCATGCCAATTTAGCCTTGGAAAAAGAGGTGATTTCAGAGGACCGTATTGTTTTTATGGGTAATTCCATTACCGAAGGTTGGATCGATCACAACCCGGAATTTTTTAAAAAAAAGGGATATTTCAACAGAGGTATCAGCGGCCAGACAACCCCACAAATGTTGCTTCGCTTCAGGCAGGATGTTCTGGACTTAAAGCCTAAAGTGGTAGTACTGTTGGCAGGTATTAATGATATTGCAGGGAATACCGGACCATCCACCCAGAAAATGATCGTTGACAATATATTTTCAATGGTAGAATTGGCAAAAGCACATGGCATTAAAGTAGTTTTATCCTCCGTATTACCAGCATCCGATTTTCCTTGGGCCCCAGGTCTAGAGCCTTCCATGAAAGTTATTGCATTGAATACAGCGCTAAAGCAATATGCAGAAATCAACGGCCATGTTTATTTAGACTATTTTTCAAATATGGTAGATTCTAATAATGGCTTGCAGGAGAGGTACACATACGATGGGATTCATCCAAATGCCTTTGGGTATCAAATTATGGGACCTCTTGCCAAAGCTGCTATTCAAAAGGCAATGGACCTGTAA
- a CDS encoding dihydroorotase → MNILLKSVKIFDTNNKDLHLKRRDILIKNGIIDKIAVKIEAPSKTKVIEHSNLHVSVGWFDSSISFGEPGFEERETITNGLQTAAKSGFTDIVLNPTSYPIPDSSSDIVFLKNAAKGHATNMYPLGCLTVKGEGNDLAELYDMKNAGAVGYYDFKHAIENSNLLKIALQYAQNFNGLVMSFPLDFKIAGKGLVNEGEVSTKLGLKGIPSLAEELQIARDLFILEYTGGKLHIPTISTAGSVRLIAEAKKKGLDVSCSVAIHNLFFTDEHLVEFDTHYKIMPPLRTKSDVKALLKGLKDGTIDTVTSDHIPMDIEQKRVEFDNAASGSIGLESAFGGLNKIMDLELTIALLTKGRERFGLVTPVIKEGELASLTIFDPELEYTFDTKNILSTSKNSMFLGAKLKGKALGIIANGQII, encoded by the coding sequence ATGAACATACTTTTAAAATCCGTCAAAATATTCGATACCAACAATAAGGACCTTCATTTAAAACGTCGGGATATCCTTATCAAAAATGGTATCATTGATAAAATAGCCGTTAAAATAGAAGCTCCTTCCAAGACCAAGGTCATAGAGCATTCTAATTTACATGTTTCCGTGGGTTGGTTTGATAGTAGTATTAGTTTTGGAGAACCAGGCTTTGAAGAACGTGAGACCATAACAAACGGACTGCAAACTGCTGCCAAAAGCGGATTTACGGATATCGTACTGAACCCTACCTCCTACCCAATTCCCGACTCAAGTTCTGATATTGTTTTTCTCAAAAATGCTGCCAAAGGTCATGCCACAAACATGTATCCTTTAGGATGTTTAACCGTTAAAGGGGAAGGGAATGATCTGGCAGAACTTTATGACATGAAAAATGCTGGAGCGGTAGGCTATTATGATTTTAAACATGCCATAGAAAATTCCAACTTACTAAAAATTGCTCTGCAATATGCCCAGAATTTCAATGGTCTGGTCATGTCCTTTCCTTTAGATTTTAAAATAGCAGGGAAAGGCCTTGTAAATGAAGGTGAAGTCTCCACAAAATTGGGATTAAAGGGAATACCATCATTGGCAGAAGAATTACAAATTGCAAGAGACCTGTTCATTCTAGAATATACAGGGGGTAAATTGCACATACCAACTATCTCTACTGCTGGCTCTGTTAGACTTATTGCAGAAGCGAAAAAGAAAGGATTGGATGTAAGCTGTAGTGTAGCGATCCACAACTTGTTTTTTACAGATGAACATTTGGTGGAATTTGATACCCATTACAAAATCATGCCCCCATTAAGGACCAAAAGTGATGTAAAAGCATTGCTAAAAGGACTTAAAGATGGCACTATAGATACCGTTACCTCCGATCATATCCCCATGGATATAGAACAAAAAAGAGTTGAATTTGACAATGCCGCAAGCGGTAGTATAGGTCTAGAAAGTGCCTTTGGTGGACTAAACAAAATTATGGATCTGGAATTGACCATTGCCCTATTGACAAAAGGCAGGGAGCGTTTTGGTCTGGTGACTCCAGTTATAAAAGAAGGTGAACTAGCTTCTTTGACTATTTTTGATCCTGAACTGGAATATACATTTGACACCAAAAACATTTTATCTACCTCCAAAAACAGTATGTTCTTAGGAGCTAAGCTTAAAGGCAAGGCCTTAGGGATTATAGCAAACGGACAGATTATATAA